The Canis lupus dingo isolate Sandy chromosome 18, ASM325472v2, whole genome shotgun sequence genome includes the window cgagtcccacgtggggctccctgcatggagcctgcttctccctctgcctgtgtctctgcctctctctctctctctgtgtctctcatgaataaataaataaaatctttaaaaattaatacaaaataaataaataaagatactttGTGATATTATTACATTGGATAAAGTTTCTACATACCAACTCATATATAAATTCTCATCAGTTATTATTGTGAATGAACACTGGAAACTTCTATGggccagatttatttatttatttatttatttatttatttatttatttatttatttattttaaagattttatttatgtattcatgagggacacacagaaagaggcagagacctggacagagggagaagcaggcctccttgcagggagcctgatgtggaacttgctCCCCGGaactgagatcacaccctgagccaaaggcagatgctcacccctAGACAGTCAGGCATCCCTGTGCCAGATTTTAAATGCGTGTGAATTACTACCAATTTTAAAGGATAATTAGAAACAGGGATATATGTTTTACTTTTAGTCAACCTTTACATTAACTCACAACATTTCTTATTGAATTAAGAATCAAACCAGTGAATATTGAGCTTTCAAACACTAttagactatttaaaaatacaggacCCCGCCGGAGCCACCTCTGCCAGCAACATGTTCAAGGTAATTCGGAGGTCTGTGGGGCCAGCCAGCCTGAGTCTGCTCACCTTTAAAGTGTATGCGTCACCTAAAAGGGACTCACCTCACAAAACTTCTGTGAAGGTTAATGAGCTTTCACTCTACTCGGTTCCTGAGGGTCAATCTAAATATGTGGAGGAGCCAAGGACCCAGCttgaagaaagcatttcacaTCTCCGACATTATTGCGAGCCATATACGAGTTGGTGTCAGGAAATGTACTTACAAACAAAGCCCAAGATGCAGAGCTTGGTTCAATGGGGGTTAGACAGCTATGAATATCTACAAAATGCACCTCCTGGATTTTTTCCAAGACTTGGTGTTATTGGTTTTGCTGGCATTGTTGGACTTCTTTTGGCTAGAGggtcaaaaataaagaagctggtgTATCCACCTGGGTTCATGGGACTAGCTGCCTCTCTTTATTATCCACAACAAGCCATTGTATTTGTCCAGGTCAGTGGGGAGAAATTATATGACTGGGGTTTACGAGGATACATAGTCGTAGAAGATTTGTGGAAGGAGAACTTTCAAAAGCCAGGAAATGTGAAGAATTCACCTGGAAATAAGTAGAATGCTCCatgctctgcccattttaatcagtTATAGGTAAACATTGGAAACTCCATgcattttctacagaaaaatggCAGAGAAGTCAGTACTGAATGTAGTAAATTGgctttcttcttcaggaaaaacTATACCAGGCTTCTTTGTTATCTTGGGTGATACCATACTACCAGTGGACTAATCGGAAATCCTTTCACCTAGAGATAATGTCCAGCATTAGAACTCCTGGTTCTCATGTTGCtatttatgtacataattaaaattctgaattaaaaaaaataaaataaaaatatagtcatacacacacacatatttatacataaattttaatgtaaatttccAGTTcagttatttgttcttttatggcACTGTTTATGAAAAGAAACTTAAGTCCCTCTTAGAAATCATTGTa containing:
- the LOC112661334 gene encoding MICOS complex subunit MIC26; protein product: MFKVIRRSVGPASLSLLTFKVYASPKRDSPHKTSVKVNELSLYSVPEGQSKYVEEPRTQLEESISHLRHYCEPYTSWCQEMYLQTKPKMQSLVQWGLDSYEYLQNAPPGFFPRLGVIGFAGIVGLLLARGSKIKKLVYPPGFMGLAASLYYPQQAIVFVQVSGEKLYDWGLRGYIVVEDLWKENFQKPGNVKNSPGNK